A single window of Syntrophotalea acetylenica DNA harbors:
- a CDS encoding arsenate reductase ArsC: protein MKRVLFVCTGNSCRSQMAEGLVNHDFAGKIKAFSAGTEPHGLNPKAVQVMAETGIDITTQTSDHLNKYDGQSFDYVITLCGDANEKCPLFMGGVKRLHMGFDDPPKATGSSEDVLAVYRRVRDEIREKLAEFFKSELN, encoded by the coding sequence ATGAAGCGCGTTTTGTTTGTTTGCACTGGAAATTCCTGTCGCAGCCAGATGGCCGAAGGATTGGTCAATCATGATTTTGCAGGGAAAATCAAAGCGTTTTCAGCCGGAACCGAGCCGCATGGCCTGAACCCAAAGGCGGTGCAGGTGATGGCCGAAACCGGTATCGACATCACCACGCAAACCTCGGATCATCTCAATAAATATGATGGCCAGAGTTTCGATTACGTTATCACGCTGTGCGGCGACGCCAATGAAAAATGCCCGCTCTTCATGGGCGGAGTCAAACGGTTGCACATGGGGTTTGACGACCCTCCCAAAGCCACCGGAAGCAGCGAAGATGTGCTTGCCGTCTACCGGCGGGTGCGTGATGAAATTCGGGAAAAGTTGGCTGAATTTTTTAAAAGCGAGTTAAATTGA
- a CDS encoding ArsR/SmtB family transcription factor, translating to MKQTTDLFKALAHRTRLQIICLLLEGEVCVCKIMQVLDLPQSTVSRHLAVLKNAGLLEDRRDGTWVLYSLAKGHDTLVDQLLDMLESHLPNTREGAMARKNLLDSMEKRYCS from the coding sequence TTGAAGCAAACGACGGATCTATTCAAGGCATTGGCGCATCGGACACGGTTGCAGATTATCTGCCTTCTCCTCGAAGGCGAGGTGTGCGTGTGCAAGATCATGCAGGTTCTTGACCTGCCGCAATCGACAGTCTCACGCCATCTGGCCGTTTTAAAAAACGCCGGCCTGCTGGAAGACCGTCGTGACGGAACCTGGGTTCTTTATTCCCTGGCCAAGGGGCACGACACTCTGGTGGACCAGTTGCTGGACATGCTTGAAAGTCACCTTCCGAATACCCGGGAAGGAGCCATGGCGCGCAAAAATCTTCTGGATTCCATGGAAAAAAGGTACTGCTCATAA